The Brachyhypopomus gauderio isolate BG-103 chromosome 2, BGAUD_0.2, whole genome shotgun sequence genome contains a region encoding:
- the pvalb8 gene encoding parvalbumin 8, giving the protein MSLTSILSADAIDSAIKDCQAPESFNHRKFFQICGLSKKSPEQVKNVFEILDDDASGSIDEDELKFFLQKFSPGARLLSENEIKSILTVADEDGDGQIGVEEFQTLVFS; this is encoded by the exons ATGTCGCTCACATCTATCCTTTCCGCTGATGCCATCGACAGTGCTATCAAGGACTGCCAAG CACCAGAATCATTCAACCATAGGAAGTTCTTCCAAATCTGCGGGCTGTCTAAGAAATCCCCCGAACAAGTGAAGAACGTGTTTGAAATTCTTGATGATGACGCCAGCGGCTCCATTGACGAGGACGAGCTAAA ATTCTTCTTGCAGAAGTTTTCACCTGGAGCTCGTCTGCTGTCAGAAAATGAGATCAAGTCCATACTAACAGTAGCTGATGAAGATGGCGATGGACAGATTGGAGTTGAGG AATTCCAGACCCTGGTGTTCTCTTGA